GGCCTCCCGCCTCGGCGCAGCGGCCGTCGAGGCGCTCCTCGAAGGCCACGACGGTGTGATGGTCGGCATCGTGAACAACGACCTCAAGCTGACGCCGATGCGCAACGTGTGGGCGCGGAAGAAGGACGTCGACTACGACCTCCTCCAACTCACGGCGCTCCTCAGCTAGCGGCCCGACCTCGTCGGCCTCGGCGCCGAGGCCGGCGGGGTCACCGGACGACCACGAGCGGTCGGGCGGTGCGCTCCGTCCCGGCCGTCAGCACGATCCGGTACGCGCCGGGCGCGAGGGCGGAGACGTCGAACACCGCACGGGTCTCGCCGCGCGGGCGGGGCCCCTCGACGAGCACCGCCACGCGTCGGCCAAGAGCGTCGACGACCGTGAGGGCGACCGCCTCGGGCGCGTCGAGGGCAAAGCCGACGGAGACGAGGGAACGGGCCGGGTTCGGGGCGGGAGGATGGAGGCGAAGGGCCGGAGCGGGAGATGCGCCAGTGGCGACGGGCGCCGCGAACGCCTCGCGGACGAGTCCACGGAGCGCGACGTAGGTCGGCACGACGTCGGCGAGCGTGCCGCGGGTGATCAGGACGCCCCCGAGGCCCGCCTCCAGGTCGATCCACGGCGCGACGCCGGTCTCGCTAAGTGCACTGGCCACTCGCAGCGAGCTGTCGAGGCGGAGGTCCTCACGCCACACGCCGAGGCCGTAGCGGATCACCTCCGACGGGGCTCGCTCGGGGTAGGCGTCCATCACCGGCCCGTACGGTGTCGCGACGAACGCGGCGCCGGCGGTCTGGTCAGAGAGGATCGTCTCGACGGTTTCTGAGGCGAGGATCTGCTCGCCGTCGGAGAGGCCGCCACCGAGCATCATCTCGAGGAAGGCGGCGAGGTCGTCGGCCGTGCCGCTCGCGCCGCGGGCGATGCCGGGGTTGCGGGAGCTGTCGTAGGCCGTGCCGACGAGCCCGAGCGGGCCGGCGAGGACGTCTCCGAAGAGGGCCGTCCACCGCCGCCCGGTCTGGAGCTCGGCCATCCGCGCCGCGAGGTGGAGCGAGGCGTCGCCGTGGGCGAACGCGGCGCCCGGCTCCGCGACGAGGTCGAGCGTCACGACGTCGTCGACGCACGCCGGGAGCGTCGTCGCCGGGTCATTCAGGCAGGCGGGGGCGTCGACGCCCAGGCCGGTGGGGAAGCCGGAGACGTGGGCGGCGAGCTGGCGGACCGTCACACCGCGCTTGTCCCCCTCGGTGTCCGGAAAGAAGCTGGCGAGCGGGGTGTCGAGGTCGAGCGTCCGGTTCGCGTCGAGGGCCGCGAGGACGGCGCCGGACAGCCACGACGTCGTGGTCCCGAGCGGGACGACCTCTCCGAGGGCGCCGTCGCCGTACGCCGCGCGGTAGCGGACCGTGTCGGCGTCGACCACCACGAGGACGGCGCCGCCGCCGAGCGCCACCAGGGAGTCGGTGAGGAGCGCGTCGATGGCGCTCGCGTCCTGCGCCGCGCTTGGGCCAGCACCGAACCACAGAGCGAGGAGGGCGGAGGCGAGGCGCATGGCGGGCGGGGGCTGGCCGGTGGACGCGGTTCCCGCCCTCGGGCTTACTCCCGTTCGACCGTCATCCGGACCTCGTTCGTCCCGCGGTCCCAGCGGTAGGCCAGGTCGTCGACGAGCCGGCGGATGAGGTGGAGGCCGTAGCCGTGCTCGGAGTGCTTCTGAACGACCTCCTGGGCCGGCGTCGCCGGCGCCGACGTCGGGTCGAACCGGATGCCGCGGTAGCGGATCACGACGGTCAGCCGGCCTCGGCCGGGCGCGCCGCGGACGACGACGTGCCCGCCGTCGGTCATCCCGTGCTCGATGGCGTTTGCCACCGCCTCGTCGACGGCGAGCTGGAGGCGGCGCGCGCGCGCGTCGCCGAGGCCGGCCGCCTCGGCCCACACGCCGACGCGGCGCCGCACCCGGGCCAGCTCGGCCGTGTCGCCGCGCACGCGCATGCTATGGGCCTCCGCGCCCATTAGGCGCCCTCGAAGGACGTGACGGCGCCCTCGACCGTCTCGTGCATGTCGAACACCGTCGGGAAGCCGAGGAGGTCGAACACCTCGAACACCCGCTCCGGGAGGGCCGCGATCTTGAGGTCACCGCCCCCGTCGCGCGCCGGCTCCACGAACGCCATGAACACGCCGAGGCCGGCCGACGACACGTAGTCGAGCCCGGACCCGTCGGCGACGAGCCGGGCGTCGCCGTCGTCGAGGCAGGCCTGGAGCGCGGCCTCGAAGTCGGGCGCCGTGTGGGCGTCGAGCTCGCCGCGGAGGGCGAGGACGCGGACGGGCGCCTCGGGCGTGCCGGTGCGGCGGTCGAAGGAGACGGAGAAATGGCTCATCGGGTCGGGTGTAGTCGGGCGAAGTCAGACCGGGAGGTCGGGGTCGGCGGGGAAGGCCGCGCGCTCCGTGACCGGCGGGCCGTCGGAGACGTCGGCGGGCTCGACGGGCTCGCCGCGGCCGGTCCACCGGAGCAAGACGAACGTCGTGTCGTCGTCGGGCTCGTCGCTGCCGGACCACGCGCGGTGCTCGGCCAGGAGGAGGTCGCGGAGGTCGAGCGCGCCGACGTGGGCGTGCTGCTCCACGAACGCCGCGAGGCGGTCGTAGCCATACTCCTGGCCTTGGGCGTCGCGGGCTTCGGTGAGGCCGTCGGTGTAGAGGAGGAGCGTGTCGCCGGGGGCCAGCTTCACGCACTGCTCGCGGAGCGTCTTGCGGAACGTGGCCCCGGCCCGGTCGAGGCCGATGGCGAGCCCGTCGCCGCGGAGGAGCCAGCGCCCGCCGTCGGGCCGCTGGCGGTCGCGGACGAGCACGGCCGGCGTGTGCCCTGCGCGGGCGAGGGCGAGCGTCCCCTCGCGGGCGTCGACGACGGCGTAGACGGCGCTCGCGAACACGCCGCGGCCGAGCGACGGCGCGAGCGCGTCGTTGGCGCCGGCCAGGAGCTCGCCCGGCGACCGCGTGAGGCGGCTGCCGGCCTGGAACACCCCTTTCAACTCGGCCATGTAGAACGCGGCCGGCGTGCCCTTGCCCGAGACGTCGGCCACCATCACCCCGACGCAGTCGTCGCCGATCCGGACGACGTCGTAGTAGTCGCCGCCGACCTCGCGGGCCGGGCGTTCGGCCGCGGCCAGCTCCAGGCCCTCGACCTCGGGGAGCGACTGGGGGAAGAGCCGTTTCTGCACCTCCCTCGCCAGCGACAGCTCGCGGGCGAGGCGCTCGCGCTCGAGCGCGTCGGCGAACAGGTCGGCGTGGGAGAGCGAGAGGGCGGCCTGGCCGGCGAACGTCTCGAGCGCGGCGAGGTCGTCAGGTTCGAAGGCGTCGGCGGTCGTGCGGGCCACGAGCAGGACGCCTCGCGTGAGCCCGCCGGGGCCGTCGATGGACGAGGCGCCGAGCGGGAGCGTGACGAGGCTGGCGACGCCATCGCCTGGCCGAGCGCGGACGCGGTGGTCGGCCTCGGCGTGGGAGAGGACGAGCGCGCCGTCGGCCTCAGCCGCGGCGCGGTACAGGGCGTCCGCGTCGGCGGCCCGCGTCGCGGCGTCCAGCGTCAGTCCCGAGGCGGCCACGACCGTCGGCCGGATGTTGCCGTGGGAGGGGTCCGTCAGCGCGACCCACGCCGCGTCGCCGAGCCGGGCGTCGACGGGGCCGCGGGCGATGGCGGCCGCCAGTTCCGCCCGGTCGAGGACGCGGCCGGAAAGGTCGGCGAGCGAGCGGAGCGCCCGGCGCTCGCCGGCCCGCTGGTCTTGGGCCGCCGCCGTCGAGAGCCCGAACAGGAGCGAGAGGGCCGTCGCCAAGCCGTACAGCGCGCCGAAGACGGTGACGGACAGCACGAGCGCCGCGAGCGACCGGCTCAGCACGGCGGTGTACGGGAAGTCCGGGATCCGCCCGGTCCCGTCGCCGACGGGCAGCGCGCCCGGTCCACCGAACTGAACGTAGAGGAGGGCCACCATCGTGGCCGACAACCCCAACGCGAGGGCGCCGGCGGCGACCCGGTGCCGGCGCGCGAGGTCGCTGATCCATCGCTGTCGGAGAGCGAGCGCGACGCCCGCCAACACGGACGCGGCCCCGAACACGGCCATCGCCGTCGGCACGTAGACCACCAGCGGCCGCCCGGCGACCGTCAGCGCGGTGAGGACGGTGAGGCCGAGGAAAGTGGCCCACAGGAGGAGCGTCGACCGGCGGCGGCCGTGGAGCGCGAGCGGCCGGAGTGAGGCCAGGAGCGTCGCTCCGAGCGCGGCCTCGGAGGTCCCGAGGACCGCGGCCCAGACGACCGTAAGGGTCCGGTCGGGGAGCCCGGTCTTGGGGTCGATGTACCCGTCGAACCCCGCGCCGACCGCGAGGGTCAGGACGAGGACGCCGAGCCCGAGGCCGAACGGGACGGCGAGGCTCCGAAGCGGGCCCGTTCGGCCGCCGGTCCCGGCAAGCGCGAAGTACAGCGCCGCGGCCGCTCCAACGGCGAGCACGTCGAGGCCGATCGCGGCGGCCAGCCCGGCCGCGGCCCCGCCGGTGACGGCCGCCCCCCGGGCGGCGGCCACCACGGCCAGGCCGAGGACCGCGCCGACGCCCAGCGACACGCGCCGGGGGGCGGTGGCCAGCAGGGCGCGGAACGCGCGTCGGGTGGTGGGCAGCGGGGAGGACAGGGCGGGGCGGGCGGCGAACCGCTGTGTTCGGTCGCGGGAGCGCGGGGTTGCGAATATATCCGGGCTGCGGACAGCCCCGGGCAACCCCGACGGCTGCCTCCCGTAGCGCCCGAACTCCCCCGGATTCCCGTGCGCACTGTCCTCTCCCGCCTCTTCCTCGTCGGCCTCCTCGGGGTCGCCATCTTCGCCGTCATCCGCTTCGCGGACGGGACCGGCCGCGCCGTGGTCGATCTCACGAGCCCCGACGTCGACGACCTCGAGCACGAGGCCTTCCGGATCGATGCGCCGGGGACGTTCGCCGTCGACGCGGCGGGGTCTTACGAAGAGGTGTCGGGCGGCCCGTCCGACACGACGCTCGCGGCCTACGGCTGGCTCGTCCGCCGCTCCGACGGCGCCATCGTGTGGAAGCTTTCCGGGCGGCGGCCCGAGCGGGGGACCCTCGTCACGGTCAACGACACGATCCGACTCGGGCCCGGGACCTACGACGCGTACTTCACCGCCTACGGCGACCCGCTCGTCCGCCAGCCCGGCCCGCGCGACGGGTCGCTCGGCGAGCGGATCCGGGCGTTCCTCAGCCGCGGCGGGCGGTCCTGGGTGGGCGACGCCGGACGCTGGCGGCTCATCCTGCGCGGCCTCGACGCGCCCGCCCGCGAGGCCGAGACTGGCGGCCTCGGCGACCCCGCCGAGGCGGACGCCCCCGAGGACTCGACCTTCCTGTGGCAGGCCCTCGGCGTCCGCAGCCGCCAGCGGCGGGAGGAGATCCTCCACGTCACGGCGCCCGCCCGCGTCGCCGTCCGCACCGTGACCGAGATCACCGACGGCGTCGTGGCCGACCGCGCGTCGATCGTCCGGCTCGGGGGCCGCGACACCGTGTGGACCGTCCCCGCCCGGGGCACCTGGGCTGGCGGATCGCTCAAGAATCGGATCGTTGAGGACGAGGTCGAGCTCCAGCCGGGCCTGTACCGCGTCGCCTTCGAGGCCGACCGGTCGCACGCCTACGGCGACTGGACGGCGAACCCGCCGCTCGTCCCGTGGTCCTGGGGGGTGTCGGTCCGCCGCGCCACGCCCGATCAGGCCGTCGCCCGGCTCGACCCCTCGGCGCTCGACCTCCCACAGATCGCCGCGTTCGACTGCGTCGGTTCGGACCAAGAGTTAGAGGCCGTGTTCACGACGGCCCAGCCGCTCGACGTCCTCCTCGTGGCCGTCGGCGAGATCACGTCGGGGTCGCGCTACGACTACGCCACGCTTGAGGTCGAGGGGGAAGACGGCGACTGGGACGAGGTCTGGGAGATGCGCGACGACCTCGAGCCGGCCGGCGGCGACGACAAGAACAAGCGGGCGACCGCCGCGCTCTCGCTCGACCCGGGCACGTATCGGCTCCTCTACGAGACCGACGGGTCGCACGACTGCAGCGACGGCTACAACGGCGGCGGCGGCCCCGACGAGCCGCTGTGGGGCGCCGTGCTCTACGCCCTCGACCCCGATCTCGACGTCGCGTCCCTCGACGTCCAGGTCGTCGAACCCTCGGAGCCGGTCTCCAGCGGTGGCGCCCTCGCCCTGCCCGACGCGGGCCGGCTTCTCGCGCGGATCGACTCGGTGGGCAACGATGAGGACCACCGCGTCACGTTCCAGCTCGATGCGGGGACGGAGGTGCTCGTCGTGGCCCAGGGCGAGATGTCCGACGAGGTCGAGTACGACTTCGCCCGGATCGAGACGACGTCGGGCCGCGAGGTCTGGAGGATGTCGTGGCAGAACACGGTCCCGGCCGGCGACGCCTTTTTCCACCGCCGCTTCGAGGGGACGGTCCCGCTTGCTCCGGGGACGTACGTGCTCCACTACGAGTCCGACGGCAGCCGCTCTTTCGGCGACTTCGGGCCGAGCAGCGACGTGCTCTGGGGCGCCCACGTCTACGCGCCAGACGCTCCTGCCCCAGAGGCCCCGGCCGCCGACACGCCGATGCCGCCACCGCCTCCGGCCCCACCTGCTCCCGCGCCGGAGACGCCGACCTCGGACGTCTAGGGCACCGCGGTGGACGGGTGGCGTTGACCCCGCCCGTCCCCCCGTGCCCGTGCCCGATACCCTCCGCCTGACCCTCGCCGTCCCCGACGACGGCACCCGCGAGCCGCTCCTCGCCGACCTCGCCGACCTCGGCTTCG
This sequence is a window from Rubrivirga marina. Protein-coding genes within it:
- a CDS encoding PP2C family protein-serine/threonine phosphatase; this encodes MSLGVGAVLGLAVVAAARGAAVTGGAAAGLAAAIGLDVLAVGAAAALYFALAGTGGRTGPLRSLAVPFGLGLGVLVLTLAVGAGFDGYIDPKTGLPDRTLTVVWAAVLGTSEAALGATLLASLRPLALHGRRRSTLLLWATFLGLTVLTALTVAGRPLVVYVPTAMAVFGAASVLAGVALALRQRWISDLARRHRVAAGALALGLSATMVALLYVQFGGPGALPVGDGTGRIPDFPYTAVLSRSLAALVLSVTVFGALYGLATALSLLFGLSTAAAQDQRAGERRALRSLADLSGRVLDRAELAAAIARGPVDARLGDAAWVALTDPSHGNIRPTVVAASGLTLDAATRAADADALYRAAAEADGALVLSHAEADHRVRARPGDGVASLVTLPLGASSIDGPGGLTRGVLLVARTTADAFEPDDLAALETFAGQAALSLSHADLFADALERERLARELSLAREVQKRLFPQSLPEVEGLELAAAERPAREVGGDYYDVVRIGDDCVGVMVADVSGKGTPAAFYMAELKGVFQAGSRLTRSPGELLAGANDALAPSLGRGVFASAVYAVVDAREGTLALARAGHTPAVLVRDRQRPDGGRWLLRGDGLAIGLDRAGATFRKTLREQCVKLAPGDTLLLYTDGLTEARDAQGQEYGYDRLAAFVEQHAHVGALDLRDLLLAEHRAWSGSDEPDDDTTFVLLRWTGRGEPVEPADVSDGPPVTERAAFPADPDLPV
- a CDS encoding STAS domain-containing protein, which gives rise to MSHFSVSFDRRTGTPEAPVRVLALRGELDAHTAPDFEAALQACLDDGDARLVADGSGLDYVSSAGLGVFMAFVEPARDGGGDLKIAALPERVFEVFDLLGFPTVFDMHETVEGAVTSFEGA
- a CDS encoding serine hydrolase, producing the protein MRLASALLALWFGAGPSAAQDASAIDALLTDSLVALGGGAVLVVVDADTVRYRAAYGDGALGEVVPLGTTTSWLSGAVLAALDANRTLDLDTPLASFFPDTEGDKRGVTVRQLAAHVSGFPTGLGVDAPACLNDPATTLPACVDDVVTLDLVAEPGAAFAHGDASLHLAARMAELQTGRRWTALFGDVLAGPLGLVGTAYDSSRNPGIARGASGTADDLAAFLEMMLGGGLSDGEQILASETVETILSDQTAGAAFVATPYGPVMDAYPERAPSEVIRYGLGVWREDLRLDSSLRVASALSETGVAPWIDLEAGLGGVLITRGTLADVVPTYVALRGLVREAFAAPVATGASPAPALRLHPPAPNPARSLVSVGFALDAPEAVALTVVDALGRRVAVLVEGPRPRGETRAVFDVSALAPGAYRIVLTAGTERTARPLVVVR
- a CDS encoding ATP-binding protein translates to MRVRGDTAELARVRRRVGVWAEAAGLGDARARRLQLAVDEAVANAIEHGMTDGGHVVVRGAPGRGRLTVVIRYRGIRFDPTSAPATPAQEVVQKHSEHGYGLHLIRRLVDDLAYRWDRGTNEVRMTVERE